TCGTGCGCGGGGTCGCCTTCGAGTACCGCCACAAGCGGTCAGAGGAGCACTGGCAGCGGAACTGGGAAAACGCGATCTTCTGGGCCTCACTGCTGCCCGCGCTGCTCTGGGGCGTCCTGTTCGGCAACATCGTGCACGGCGTCAAGATCGACGCTCACAAGGAGTACGTCGGGAGCGTTCTCGACCTGCTGAACCCCTACGCGATCCTGGGCGGGCTGCTCACGCTGACGCTGTTCACCTTCCACGGCGCAGTGTTCGCCTCGCTGAAGACGACGGGCGACATCCGGCAGCGGGCACGCAGGATGGCGACCGTCCTCGGATTGCTCACCGCGGTGCCGACGGTCGGTTTCCTCGGCTGGACGCAGGCCGACAAGGGCGACGGCACCAGCCTGATCGCCATGATCGTCGCGGTGGTCGCGCTGGCCGCGGCGCTCGGGGCCAACAAGATCGGGCGCGAAGGGTGGGCGTTCGCGTTCTCCGGCATCACCGTCGTGGCCGCCGTCGCGATGCTGTTCCTGACGCTCTTCCCGAACGTCATGCCGTCCACGCTGAACGAGAGCTGGAACCTCACGGTCGGCAATGCCTCGTCCAGCCCCTACACCCTGAAGATCATCACGTGGTGTGCCGGTTTCGCCACGCCGCTGGTGATGCTCTACCAAGGGTGGACGTACTGGGTGTTCCGCAAGCGGATCGGCACCCAGCACATCGCCGATGCCCACTAGCTGAGCCACCGCCCTCTCGGGGGCGGCCTCAGCAGGACGGATGTTTCACGTGAAACCGGTCGACCCGCGTCTGCTCCGCTACGCCCACGCCACCCGCGGCTTCCTCGTCGCGGTGGTGGTACTCGGGCTTGCCGGAGCGGGCCTGGTCATCGGCCAGGCGATGCTGATTGCCGAGATCGTGGTCGGGGCGTTCCAGCACGATCTCGATCTCGGCGCGCTGACCACACCGGTGGCGCTGCTCGCCGCGATCTCCGTCGGGCGTGGTCTGATCGCCTGGCTCACCGAGCTGGCCGCGCACCGTGCCGGCGCGGCGGTCAAGTCCGAGCTGCGGATGCGGCTGATCGAGCGGGCGGCGCAGCTGGGGCCCGGCGCGGTGATCGGCCGCGCGGACGGCGGCGCGCAGGCCCCGGGTGCGTACGGTCCGGAGGCGGCCGGCGAGCCCGACGGTGCGGGCACCCTGGAGATGCGTACCGGCGAACTCACCGCCCTCGCCACCCGCGGCATCGACGCCCTCGACGACTACTTCGCCCGCTATCTGCCGCAGCTGGGGCTGGCCGTCGTCGTCCCCCTCGCGGTGCTGGCCAGGATCGTCACCGGGGACTGGATCTCTGCGCTCACCATCGTCCTCACCCTGCCGCTGATCCCGCTGTTCATGATCCTGATCGGCTGGGCCACCCAGGCGCGGATGGACCGCCAGTGGCGGCTGCTCGCCCGGCTGTCCGGCCACTTCCTCGACGTCGTCGAGGGCCTGCCGACCCTCAAGGTCTTCGGCCGGGCCAAGGCCCAGGCAGCCTCCATCCGGGCCATCACCGGCGCATACCGCCGGGCGACGCTGCGCACCCTGCGGATCGCCTTTCTCTCCTCCTTCGCGCTCGAACTCCTCGCCACCATCTCCGTCGCGCTGGTCGCGGTCGGCATCGGTATGCGGCTGGTGCACGGCGAGCTCGACCTCTACACCGGCCTGATGGTGCTGGTACTGGCGCCCGAGGCGTATCTGCCGCTGCGGCAGGTCGGTGCGCAGTACCACGCCGCCGCCGAGGGACTCTCGGCCGCGGAGGAGATCTTCGCGGTACTGGAGACACCGCTGCGGACCCCCGGCACCGCACCCGCGCCCGAGGGCACCGCGCTGGCCGTGGAGGATCTGGTGGTCCGCCACCCCGGGCGCTCCGCCGACTCACTTCCGGCGACCTCGTTCGAGGTCCGGCCCGGCGAGACCGTCGCACTGGTCGGCCCCTCCGGCGCGGGCAAGTCCACGTTGCTGAGCGTGCTGCTCGGCTTCACCGAACCGCATGGCGGCCGGGCTCTCGTCGACGGCCGGGACATCGCCTCCCTCTCCCCCGAGAGCTGGCGGCAGCGGATCGCCTGGGTTCCGCAGCACCCGCATCTGTTCGCCGGCACCATCGCCGAGAACGTACGGCTGGCGCGCCCGGATGCCGACGCCGCCGCGGTGCGCACCGCCCTGGGCGACGCGGGCGCGCTGGACTTCATCGACGCGCTGCCGGACGGCATGGCGACCCGGCTCGGCGAGTCCGGTGCCGGGCTCTCGGCCGGCCAGCGCCAGCGCCTCGCGCTCGCCCGCGCCTTCCTCGCCGACCGTCCGATCCTGCTCCTGGACGAGCCCACCGCGAACCTGGACGGCGCCACCGAGGAGGCGGTCGTGGCCGCGGTCCGCCGGCTCGCGGTCGGCCGTACGGTCCTGCTCGTCGTGCACCGGCCGGCGCTGCTGGCGGTGGCGGACCGGGTGGTGCGGCTGCCGGAGCCGGTGGGGGCGGCGGTCGGTACGGAGCCGATGGAAGCGGTGGGTGCGGGACCGCGCGAGGGAGCGGCCGCGGTGGCTCCGCCTGCGAAGACGGCCGTGGAACCGGCCGCTGCGGACCGGGACTCCACCAAGGCCGAGGCCGAGGCCGAGGGATCGGACGCGGGCCCGGAGTCCGGCACCGAGCCCGACCTTGGCCGCGGCTCGGCGCTCACCCGGCTGCGCCGGACGGCCCGTGCCCATCGGGCGCAGTTCGCGGTGGCGCTGCTGCTCGGAAGCCTCGCGCTGGGCAGTGCGGTGGGCCTGATGGCGACCTCCGGCTGGCTGATCTCGCGGGCGGCACAGCAGCCGCCGGTGCTCTATCTGATGGTGGCGGTGACCGCGACCAGGGCGTTCGGTATCGGCCGTGCGATCTTCCGGTACGCCGAGCGGCTGGTCGCCCATGACGCGGTGTTCCGGATGCTCGCCGACGTACGCGTCGCCGTCTTCCGGCGGCTGGAGCGGCTGGCGCCGGCCAGGCTCAAGGAGCGCAGCCGTGGCGATCTGCTGTCGCGGCTGGTGGCCGATGTCGATGCGGGACAGGACTACTTCCTCCGCTGGCTGCTGCCCGCAGGGGCGGCGGTGCTGGTCGGCGCCGGCGCGGTCGGTTTCACCGGATGGCTGCTGCCCGAGGCCGGCGCGATCCTCGCCGTCGGGCTGCTGCTCGCGGGTGTGGGGGTGCCGGTGCTCTCGGGTGCGCTGGCCCGGCGGGCGGAGCGGCAAGTGGCCCCCGCCCGCGGACGGCTGGCCACCCGTGTCGTCGATGTGCTCACCGGTACCGCCGAGTTGACGGTGGCCGGTGCCCTCCCCGCCCGTACGGATTCGGTACGGCGCGCGGACCGGGACCTGACCCGGATCGCCGCCCGCTCGGCCACCGTCGCCGGGACCGGCGCCGGGCTGTCGGCGCTGCTGTGCGGGCTGACGGTCGCCGCGGCGGCGGTGGCCGCGGTCCAGGCCGTCCACGCGGGCCGGCTGACGGGCGTCGCGCTGGCCGTCGTCGTGCTCACCCCGCTCGCCGCGTTCGAGGCGGTGACGGGGCTGCCGCTCGCCGTGCAGTACCGGCGGCGCACCCGGCACGCCGCCGAGCGGGTCTTCGAGGTGCTGGACGCCCCGGTCCCGGTGCAGGAGCCGGCCACTCCGGCCGATGCTCCCGAGGCACCGTTCCCGCTGGCCGTACGGGATCTGACCGCGCGCCACCCGGGACAGGGCCGGCCGGCGCTGGACGGCGTCGGCTTCACCCTGGCGGCCGGCCGCCGGCTCGCCGTCGTCGGCCCGTCCGGCTCCGGCAAGACCACGTTGGCGCAGGTGCTGCTGCGCTTCCTGGACCGGGAAGGGGGGACGTACACGCTGGCCGGAACGGATGCCCAGGCGGTGGACGGTGACGCGGTCCGGCGGCTGGTGGGGCTGTGTGCGCAGGACGCGCACCTCTTCGACAGCTCGCTGCGGGAGAACCTCAAGCTCGCCCGCCGGGACCGCCGGGACGCCGCGGGCGACGGCGACCAGGACCTGTGGGACGCGCTCGTCCGGGCACGGCTCGCGGACTGGGTGCGCGGGCTGCCCGACGGCCTGGACACCATGGTCGGGGAGCACGGCGCCCGGCTGTCCGGCGGCCAGCGGCAGCGACTGGCCCTGGCGCGTGCGCTGCTCGCGGACTTCCCGGTACTCGTCCTGGACGAGCCCGCCGAGCACCTCGATCTGGCCACCGCCGATGCGCTGACCGCCGATCTGCTGGCCGCGACCGAGGGCCGTACGACGGTCCTGATCACCCACCGGCTCACCGGTCTCGATGCGGTCGACGAAGTGCTGGTCCTGGACCAGGGGCGGGCCGTGCAGCGCGGGAGTTACGCGGAGCTGGCCGCGGCCGACGGGCCGTTCCGGCGGATGCTGGAGCGCGAGCGGGCGGTGGACGCGGCGTACGGCGAGGTGCAGGTGATCGCACAGGGCGACGCACAGCCGGTGGCATGACGCGACGCGCTGCCGGTGGCGTCAAGTGGCGCCCGGCCGGTGCCCGGGGCGGCCGTACTTCCATGGGCCGGCTCCCGCCGCCGCCCCCGGCCACTCCTGCGCCGCGCACCGGACGCCGTCTCCCGTCGCGGGCCGGCCACGCACCGGCGCTCCCTCCCTGGCCCCTCCCCCGCATAACTGGACTTTCCCCGGAAATCAGCCGTTATTAGGCTCATGGCATGGCAGCTACGGCAGAACCCCCACCCCCGGACCCCAGGGGCCCCGGGAGCGAGGGCGCGAGCGCGGCCCCCGACCCCATGGAGGCCGCCACCGAGGCGACCCGCAGTCTCCAGGGCCTGTCGTCCGAGCTGACCGCGCGGGTGCCGCAGCTGCTGGAAGCGATGCGTACGGTCGGTGCCGGTCTTGATCTGCACATCACCCTGGACCGGATCGTGGAGACCGCCGCCGAGCTCGCCGACGCCCGCTATGCCGCGATCGGGATCATCGACGATGCCCGCGAGGGGCTGTCGGACTTTGTGACGTACGGCGTGAACGGGGCAGCGCACGAGCGGATCGGCGCGCTGCCGGACGGTCACAAGGGCCTGCTCGGCGCACTCATCCATGATCCCAAGCCGCTGCGCCTGGGCGACCTCACGAAGGACCCCCGGTCGGCAGGGTTCCCGCCCGGACACCCGCCGATGCGGACGTTCCTCGGGGTGCCGATCCGCGTCCAGGGCGAGATCTTCGGCAATCTCTATCTGACCGAGAAGCGCGGCGGCGCGGAGTTCAGTGAGGAAGACCTGCACATGGTGCGGGTGCTGGCCACCGAGGCCGGTATCGCGATCGGCAACGCCAGGGTGCATGCGGCGACCCGGCAGCGGGAGCGGTGGATCGACGGCTCCGTGGCGGTGACCACCGAACTCCTCGCCGGCAGCGATGTCGACGACGCACTCGCGGTGGTCGCCGAGCAGGCCCGCAAGCTGGCGGACTCGGCGGCCGGCATCGTGCTGCTGCCCGACGAGGAGGGCGGTCTGGAGATCGTCGCGGTGTCGGCGGACGCCCCCGCCGGGATCATGGGGACGCAGATTCCGCCCGACAGCCCGGTGGTCGAACAACTCCTCGCCGGGGAGCCGGTGTTCGTACACGACTCGGCCACCGACCCACGGATGGTCACGGATATCGCGGCCCGCTTCGGCCCCAGCATGATGCTGCCGCTCAAAAGCGGCGGACGGGTGCTCGGCACCCTGGCGACACCGCGGGCCCGGGGCGCCCGCCCGTTCACCGGTGCCGAGCGGACGCTGGCCACCCAGTTCGCGGCGCAGGCCGCGCTGGCGCTGGTGCTGGCCGACGCCCAGCGCGACCGCGAGCGGCTCGCCGTCTACGAGGACCGCGACCGGATCGCCCGTGACCTGCACGATCTCGTCATTCAACGGCTGTTCGCGACGGGCATGATCCTTGAGAGCGCACAGCGCAGATCCGTCGTGCCCGAGGTGGCACAGGGCGTCGGCAAGGCCGTGGACGAGCTGGACGTCACCATCCAGGAGATCAGGACCGCGATCTTCGCCCTGCAACAGGGCCCGGCCGAGGCGCCGTCCGGGCTGCGGACCAGGGTCCTGCGCGAGATCGGCACCGCCGCCGTACCGCTCGGCTTCCAGCCGTCGGCCGGCTTCATCGGCCCGGTCGACTCCCGGGTCGGCGAGCTGACCGGCAAAAACCTGATCGCCGCGCTGCGTGAGGCGCTGTCGAACGCCTTCCGGCACGCCCAGGCCTCCCGGATCGATGTCGTCGTCGACGCCACGATCCGGCTTCCGGACGGTGCCGACGGAGTCCGTCTGACCGTCGCCGACGACGGCATCGGCATCTCGGACGGCGGTCGCCGCAGCGGCCTCAAGAACCTCGCCAAGCGCGCGGAGTCACTGGGCGGCTCCAGCTCCTACGGCCCGGGGCTGGGCGCGGACGGCACGGGGACGATGGTCAGGTGGGAGGCGCCGCTGTGAGGGGCAGGGCGGGCGTCGACGCGCGGCCGGCGGCTGCCGCCGGCCGGCCGCTCCCGTGTGAGCGGTCGTCTTCAGTGTGAGCGGTCGCCCCGTGGGCCGCCGTCATGCAGGATCCGCTCGATGACGGCCGCGACACCGTCGTCGTTGTTGGACGCGGTACGGCCCGTCGTGGCGGCCAGCACGTCCGGGTGCGCGTTGGCCATGGCGTAGGAGGTGCCGGCCCAGCTCAGCATCTCTATGTCGTTCGGCATGTCCCCGAAGGCGACGACCTCGTCCGGGGAGATGCCGCGCTCCGCACAGCAGCGGGCCAGGGTGCCGGCCTTGCTGACGCCGGGCCCGCTGATCTCCAGGAGGGCGGTGGGGCTGGACCGGGTGAAGGACGCGAGATCGCCCGCCGCTGTCCGGGCCAGCTGGAGGAACGTGTCGGGGTCCAGCTCGGGGTGGTGCGCCAGCAGCTTGATCACCGGCTGGTCCGGGAAGGCGGGGCCGGCGGAATCGGAGGGGCTGTGGGCGGCCGCGGACCGGCCGTCCGGCCCGCGGGTGGCGTCCGGCTTGTTCGCCTCCGGACACAGCGTCGAGACGAAGTCGTCGGCGAGCAGCTTCTCCGCCGGTGCGACGGCCGCGGCCGGGTCCAGGAGGAGGGGCGGGTACTGCGGCTCGTAGTGGATGCCGCCGGTGCGCTCGACCGCGAACGAGGTGCCGGGCGCGGCGCTGCGCAGCGCGTCCACGACGGCCAGCGCGACCGTCCGCTCCAGGGGGCTGACCTCGACGATCCGGCCGCCGCGGTGCAGATCGACGACGGCCGCGCCGTTCGCGCAGATCGCCAGACCGTGACCGTGCACGTGGTCGCTGACCACGCCCATCCAGCGGGCCGGACGCCCGGTGACGAAGAACACCTCGATGCCGGCCTGCTCCGCGGCGGCGAGCGCGGCGATCGTCCGGTCCGAGACCGTCTTGTCGTCGTGCAGCAGCGTGCCGTCGAGGTCGGTGGCGATCAGCCGGGGCGCAACGGCCGTTTCGGGCGCCCGTAGTGGTGTGGCGGGGGCATCAGTCACGGGGCCATCTTCCCGTACCGCCGTGCACAGGCGTGCGGTGGGTTGCGCGCATGAGCCGGCGGCGGCAGGCCGAGGGCGTACGGACAGGCGGGGTGGAGGCCCACGGCACGGCAGCGGAGCGTTGGTACCGTCCGGACGGCCGTACGCTCGGGGGTATGCGACTGAGCACCGTGATACTCCCTGTCCGCCGCTGGTCCCAAGGCGGGCGGGAGGCGTGGCAGCGCGCCGAGGAGCTTGGCTTCCACGCCGCGTACACCTATGACCACCTCTCCTGGCGGAGCTTCCGGGACCAGGCCTGGTTCGGCGCCCTTCCGACGCTGACCGCGGCCGCCGCCGCGACCTCCCGGATGCGGCTGGGCACCCTCGTCACCTCGCCGAACTTCCGGCATCCGGTCACCCTCGCCAAGGAACTGATCTCGCTCGACGACATCAGCGACGGCCGGATCACCCTGGGCATCGGGGCCGGCGGCAACGGCTTCGACGCCACCGCGCTCGGCCAGGAGCCCTGGGCGCCGCGGGAACGGGCCGACCGCTTCGCCGAGTTCGTCGGGCTGCTGGACCGGCTGCTGACCCAGGATGTCGTCTCATACGCCGGCGACCACTACTCCGCGCACGAGGTCCGCAACATCCCCGGTTGTGTGCAGCGGCCGCGGCTGCCGTTCGCGGTGGCGGCCACCGGGCCGCGCGGGCTGAAGCTGGCCGCCCGGTACGGCCAGGCCTGGGTGACGACCGGCGATCCCAAGGTCTCCAACGGGGGCGGAACGCCGGATGAGTCGAGGGAGGCGATCCGCGGACAGCTCGAGCGGCTGGGGAAGGCCTGTGCCGATCAGGGGCGGGACTTCGCCGACCTGAAGAAGATCATGCTGACCGGCTTCACCCCCGACAGCCCGCTGGACTCCGTCGACGCCTTTGTCGACTTCGCCGGACGCCACGCCGAGCTGGGCATCGACGAGCTGGTCCTGCACTGGCCGATCGCCGACTCGGTCTTCGAGGCCGATGTCGCGGTCTTCGAGCGGATCGCCACGGAGGGGCCGGCGCAGCTGGCCGCCCGGTAGGCGGAGCACGGACCGGCGGCCCCCTGCGGACCGCCGGCCGGCTCGGCTCCTCCGGCGGCGCAGGTGCTCGGATGCCCGACGCGCCCGGCCGCCCCGGCGCGCCCGGTACTCCCCTGGCCTGGGCTTTACCCCACATATAGCTCTGAAGAGGGAGAATCGGGACAGCGGCGCAGTGTGCGGGCCGCCGCGCGCGGTGCGAGGACGGCGCGCGGCAGGCCGGCGCACTGCGCGAAGTGCGGCGTTTGCGGAGGAGCCATGGCACAGACCCGATTCGCCCCGGACCGTGGGCTGACCACACGCATGGTCACGACGATGTTCTTCATCGGCCTGCTGTACGTCGTGGTCGTCGGCGTGCTGGTGGTGCTGCTCAAAGGCGCCTGGGTGGTGGTGCTGGTGATCTCGGGCGCCCTGTTCGTGGCGCAGTTCTGGTTCAGCGACCGGATCGCGGCGTTCAGCATGGGCGCGCGCGAGGTCACACCGGAGCAGGCGCCCGAGCTGCACGGCGCCGTCGACCGGCTGTGTGCGCTGGCCGATATGCCCAAGCCGCGCGTCGCGATCGCCGAGTCGGATGTGCCGAACGCGTTCGCCACCGGCCGCAGCCAGAAGAACTCGCTGGTGTGTGCCACCACCGGGCTGCTCAGGCGACTGGAGCCGGAGGAGCTGGAGGGGGTGCTGGCGCACGAGCTCTCGCATGTCGCGCACCGCGATGTCGCGGTGATGACCATCGCCTCGTTCCTCGGCGTGCTGGCCGGGATCATCACCAGGGCCGCGCTGTGGAGCGGTGTCGGCCGCAGCAACCGGGACCAGAACGCGGCCATCGCCGTGCTCATCGTGACCGCCGTGAGCGTGGCCGTCTACGCCATCAGCTTCCTGCTGACCCGGCTGCTGTCCCGTTACCGCGAGCTGTCCGCCGACCGGGCTGCCGCGTTGCTGACCGGCCGTCCCTCGGCGCTGGCCGCCGCGCTGACCAAGGTCACCGGCCAGATCGCGAGGATTCCGACCGAAGATCTGCGCAAGGCCCAGCCGTTCAACGCCTTCTACTTCGCCCCGGCGTTCAACAAGGAGAGCTTCAGCCGCCTGCTGTCCTCGCACCCGACGCTGGAACAGCGCCTGGACCAGCTGGCAAGGATCTCGGGGGAGCTGGGGCGGGCGTGACGGGCGGGGCAGTGGGGACCGCCGTATCGAGCAAGGAGTAGTCGCGCATGGGTTTTCTGGACGCCATCCTGGGCCGCAGCAAGCCGGTACGTCCCGATCTCGACCAGCTGTTCGCGCTGCCGTCGGCCGCGGTGACTCTGCAGGCCGCGGCCGGTTTTGAACCCACCGGCCTGGGGTCGGTGTGTTTCGCGAGCGTGGAGGGCGCGACGTTCTCGCGTATCCAGGAGGAGGCGCGCTCCCTCCTGGACGGTTCGGTGGAGTTCACACAGGACGCGTACGGCTATACGTGGCTGCTCGTACGGCATCCGCCGGAGGACGTGGCGGGCCTGGTCAACGACCTGCACGCGGTCAATACGTCCCTGGAGGAGGCGGGTTTCGGCCCACAGCTGCTGTGTTCGCTGGCCGGTTTCCGCGATGAGCGGCAGCGGTCGCTGGCGCTGGTCTACCTCTACAAGCGCGGCACGTTCTACCCCTTCTCCCCGAAGGAGGGCGGTGGCGAGAAGCGCGACAACCCGCTCGAACTTCAGGTGCGGGCGATGCTCGGGGACGATCTGACGATCGAGCAGGACCTGGCGCGGTGGTTCCCGGTGTGGGGAGCGCCGGGGCTCTGAGGGGTGGTGGACCACGCGGCCTCTGGGGGCGCTGGTCTCGGCCCGGTCCTACGGGGGGCGGTGGCTCAGCCCGGTCGGTCCTACGGGGGTGGTGGCTCAGCCCGGGAATCGCAGGAACTGTGCGGGTACATGGCTGGTGAGCCAGACCCCGTTGCCGCTGACCCGGAAGACATGGCCGGCGCGGTGCATCGCGGCCGCGTCGACGGTGAGGACCACGGGCCTGCCGCGCCGCGCGCCCACCCGGGTCGCGGTCTCACGGTCGGTCGAGAGATGGACGGCGTGCCGCGACATCGGCCGCAGCCCCTCGTCCCGGATGGCGGCCACACTGCGGACCGCCGTGCCGTGGAAGAGCTGGGTAGGCGGTACGGTCGGCGGCAGATCGAGGTCGACGCGTACCGAGTGGCCCTGTTGGGCGCGGACCCGGCCGTCCTCGATGGCGTATCGCTGCTTGTCGTTGCCGACGACGACTGCCTCCAACTCCGCCCGGGAGAAACGGAATCCATGTCGCGCGGCCGCTGCCATGAGCTCTTCCACGGGCACCCAGCCCTGGGGATCGAGGGTGATGCCGATCCGCTCCGGTTCATGGCGCAGATGTTTCGCCAGATACTTCGAGATGCGCACGGAGCGCTGGTTGTTCATGTCTCCAGAGTGCCGCGCAAGGCGCGCGACGGCACCTGAATTGCGGGCCCGGGAGCCGTGGCAGGTGCCGGGCCGCCCCGGGCGGCGCTCGCCCTGCGGACCCGCGGGATGAACCGAGGGCATCGCCAGCCCTCGCCCGGCCGGCCCGTCACTTCTCTTGGCTCTGCCGGCCTTCCTTGTGCTGCGCCCTCGCGAGTTCACTCGCCTTTCTCGCCTTTGCGCTGGTCACCTCGTCAGCTGCCCAACGGGCCCATTCCTCCTGGGTCGCCGACATCCGCAGGCCGTACTCCAGCGCGATCCGCCCGTAGACCGAAATCATCTCCTCGTCCCACTCGGCGGTCTCTTCGATGTGTTCAAGCGTGGCGCGGGTGCGCGCGGCGCGCTCGGCCTGATGCAGGAGATATGTCTGCGCCTCCAGCGGTGTGACGACGCCGAGGAAGAAGACGCGCAGCAGGCCGTCATGGCGCTGGGGGCCGCTGGGCTCGACCTCGGTGAGCCAGTGGCGCAGCTCTGCCATGCCGTCGTCGGTGATCGCGTATTCCTTGCGGCCGCGGGGGCCGTGGGCGGCGACCTCGACGAGGCCGGCGGTCGTGAGCTTGGTGAGCTCGCCGTACACCTGGCTCTGTGTGGCCGGCCAGACGCTCGACAGCGAGGCGTTGAACAGCTTCATCAGGTCGTATCCGCTCGCCGGGGCCTCGGCCAGCAGGCCCAGCACGGCATGTCTCAGGCTCATGGTCAGCACTTTACTTTCCACTGTTGACATGTCAAAGGTGGAGGTTCTATGTTCGACATGTCGAAGTTGGAATGTGCTGTGGGGGAGTGTGCGGCAGATGCGGCCACTCGTCCCGGCGCCGAGGCGTGCGGCCGTGCGTGCGGTCGCGAGTGACGAGGGGGATCATGAACTACCTGCGGAACTTCATTCCGTGGCTGGCCTTTGCGGGGGTGTCCTCCGTCGGCTGGCAGTGGGGCGCGCTCGCGGGCCTGGCGATATCCGTCGCGCTGCTCGTCGCCGACCGGGCCGCCGGTCTCTCCCTCGACTACCGCCTGCTGGAGTACGGCACGATCGTGTACTTCGCGGCCCTCGGCGTGCTGGCCTTCGCCCGTCCCGACAGCGGTCTCAAGCTGTACGGCAGCGCCCTGTCGATGGGCTGGCTGGCGCTCATCGCCTGGGTCTCGGTCGCCGTGCAGCGGCCCTTCACGATGGCGATCGCGCGCCGGATGGCCCCGCCGGAGGTCTGGCACACCCTGCTGTTCCGCCGCATCAATGTCGTGCTCACGAGCGTGTGGGCGGTGTCCTTCACTCTCACTGCGATCGCCCAGACCGTCGTCTCCGCCTATGAGGTGAACGTCATCGTCTCGATCGTCATCCAGATCGCCGGATTCGTCCTTCCCGTCCGCTTCACCGCCGGCTACCCGGAGCGGGCCCGTGCCCGCTTCATGGAGAACTCCGGCGCGCGGACTGCCAATCAAGGAGGTATGGCCGCATGACCACCACACCCCCGACCACCGCCACCGAATCCCGTGCCCCCGCGCCTCATATGGCTGGCAACTTCGCCCCGGTGAAGGAGGAGCTGACCGCCTACGACCTCCCGGTCACGGGCACGATTCCCCCCGAGCTCAGCGGCTGGTTCCTCCGTAACGGCCCGAACCCGCGGGACGCCGCCACTCCGCACTGGTTCTTCGGCGACGGCATGGTCCATGGCCTGCGCCTGGAGGGCGGCCGGGCCGTCTCCTACCGCAACCGCTGGGTCCGCACCTCCACCTTCACCGACGGGGCGCGGCCGGTGGACGCGCAAGGCCGCCGCAATCTGGCGGCGGGCGTGGCCAACACCCATATCGTCCGGCACGCCGGACGCACCCTCGCACTGGTCGAGTCGTCGTTCCCCTACGAAATCGACTGCCGCCCCGGCCATGAGCTGGAGACCCTCGGCGCCCATGACTTCGGGGGCCGGCTCACCACGGCCATGACCGCCCACCCCAAGACCTGCCCCACAACCGGCGAGCTGCATTTCTTCGGCTACGGCGGGCCCACTCCGCCCTATCTCACCTACCACCGTGCCGACGTCTCGGGGGAGTTGGTGATCAGCCGCCCCATCGATGTTCCGGGGCACACGATGATGCATGACTTCCATCTGACCGCCGGCCATGTCGTCTTCATGGACCTCCCGGTCGTCTTCGACCGCAACCGCCCCGGCATGCCGTTCCACTGGAACCCGGAGTACGGCGCCCGGCTGGGGGTGCTGCGGCGTGACGACCCCTATGGCGAGGTCCGCTGGCTGTCCATCGACCCCTGCTATGTCTTCCACGCCCTGAACGCCCACGACGACGGCGAGCAGCGCATCGTTCTGTATGTGTCCCGCTACGCCGAATTCGGCGGCAGGACCCCGGCCCACCTCTGGCGCTGGACGATCGATCTGGCGACGGGCACGGTCACCGAGGAGCAACTCGACGACCAATTCTGCGAGTTCCCCAGGGTGGACGACCGGCTCGCCGGGCTGCCGGCCCGCTTCGGCCATGCCACTACCGGCGAGCTTCCGGGCAGCGGCCCGATACCCGGTGCCCTGCTCCGCTACGACCTGGAGACCGGTGCCGTCGTCCGCCATGACTTCGGTCCGGGGCGCACTCCGGCC
This Streptomyces decoyicus DNA region includes the following protein-coding sequences:
- the cydB gene encoding cytochrome d ubiquinol oxidase subunit II translates to MQLHDVWFVLIAVLWTGYFFLEGFDFGIGIHTKLLARDRREKRVLINTIGPVWDGNEVWLISAAGATFAAFPDWYATLFSGFYLPLLLILVCLIVRGVAFEYRHKRSEEHWQRNWENAIFWASLLPALLWGVLFGNIVHGVKIDAHKEYVGSVLDLLNPYAILGGLLTLTLFTFHGAVFASLKTTGDIRQRARRMATVLGLLTAVPTVGFLGWTQADKGDGTSLIAMIVAVVALAAALGANKIGREGWAFAFSGITVVAAVAMLFLTLFPNVMPSTLNESWNLTVGNASSSPYTLKIITWCAGFATPLVMLYQGWTYWVFRKRIGTQHIADAH
- the cydD gene encoding thiol reductant ABC exporter subunit CydD, which encodes MKPVDPRLLRYAHATRGFLVAVVVLGLAGAGLVIGQAMLIAEIVVGAFQHDLDLGALTTPVALLAAISVGRGLIAWLTELAAHRAGAAVKSELRMRLIERAAQLGPGAVIGRADGGAQAPGAYGPEAAGEPDGAGTLEMRTGELTALATRGIDALDDYFARYLPQLGLAVVVPLAVLARIVTGDWISALTIVLTLPLIPLFMILIGWATQARMDRQWRLLARLSGHFLDVVEGLPTLKVFGRAKAQAASIRAITGAYRRATLRTLRIAFLSSFALELLATISVALVAVGIGMRLVHGELDLYTGLMVLVLAPEAYLPLRQVGAQYHAAAEGLSAAEEIFAVLETPLRTPGTAPAPEGTALAVEDLVVRHPGRSADSLPATSFEVRPGETVALVGPSGAGKSTLLSVLLGFTEPHGGRALVDGRDIASLSPESWRQRIAWVPQHPHLFAGTIAENVRLARPDADAAAVRTALGDAGALDFIDALPDGMATRLGESGAGLSAGQRQRLALARAFLADRPILLLDEPTANLDGATEEAVVAAVRRLAVGRTVLLVVHRPALLAVADRVVRLPEPVGAAVGTEPMEAVGAGPREGAAAVAPPAKTAVEPAAADRDSTKAEAEAEGSDAGPESGTEPDLGRGSALTRLRRTARAHRAQFAVALLLGSLALGSAVGLMATSGWLISRAAQQPPVLYLMVAVTATRAFGIGRAIFRYAERLVAHDAVFRMLADVRVAVFRRLERLAPARLKERSRGDLLSRLVADVDAGQDYFLRWLLPAGAAVLVGAGAVGFTGWLLPEAGAILAVGLLLAGVGVPVLSGALARRAERQVAPARGRLATRVVDVLTGTAELTVAGALPARTDSVRRADRDLTRIAARSATVAGTGAGLSALLCGLTVAAAAVAAVQAVHAGRLTGVALAVVVLTPLAAFEAVTGLPLAVQYRRRTRHAAERVFEVLDAPVPVQEPATPADAPEAPFPLAVRDLTARHPGQGRPALDGVGFTLAAGRRLAVVGPSGSGKTTLAQVLLRFLDREGGTYTLAGTDAQAVDGDAVRRLVGLCAQDAHLFDSSLRENLKLARRDRRDAAGDGDQDLWDALVRARLADWVRGLPDGLDTMVGEHGARLSGGQRQRLALARALLADFPVLVLDEPAEHLDLATADALTADLLAATEGRTTVLITHRLTGLDAVDEVLVLDQGRAVQRGSYAELAAADGPFRRMLERERAVDAAYGEVQVIAQGDAQPVA
- a CDS encoding sensor histidine kinase; its protein translation is MEAATEATRSLQGLSSELTARVPQLLEAMRTVGAGLDLHITLDRIVETAAELADARYAAIGIIDDAREGLSDFVTYGVNGAAHERIGALPDGHKGLLGALIHDPKPLRLGDLTKDPRSAGFPPGHPPMRTFLGVPIRVQGEIFGNLYLTEKRGGAEFSEEDLHMVRVLATEAGIAIGNARVHAATRQRERWIDGSVAVTTELLAGSDVDDALAVVAEQARKLADSAAGIVLLPDEEGGLEIVAVSADAPAGIMGTQIPPDSPVVEQLLAGEPVFVHDSATDPRMVTDIAARFGPSMMLPLKSGGRVLGTLATPRARGARPFTGAERTLATQFAAQAALALVLADAQRDRERLAVYEDRDRIARDLHDLVIQRLFATGMILESAQRRSVVPEVAQGVGKAVDELDVTIQEIRTAIFALQQGPAEAPSGLRTRVLREIGTAAVPLGFQPSAGFIGPVDSRVGELTGKNLIAALREALSNAFRHAQASRIDVVVDATIRLPDGADGVRLTVADDGIGISDGGRRSGLKNLAKRAESLGGSSSYGPGLGADGTGTMVRWEAPL